The following are encoded in a window of Solidesulfovibrio magneticus RS-1 genomic DNA:
- a CDS encoding DNA-directed RNA polymerase: protein MNEFISSQDVIIKLGKQRGRDTRRIGFSEKFAEYYDPNKTKGSLFKPRKYPMFCSPDEWKKDLSGGGYLIKEDHSFAFNVKSSKQRICIISEYKKNSFDKTFLKALNLLQQTPYNINKKILNTMKHFHGSTSYGNNLTKKLLQDQTLSLADDLADRTFYIPWYLDFRGRMYSSVLQISPQSHDEGRSLLVFSEKKHIDKHNECASLENLAVFGYSKYGSPTGKVSKEKMISWIESNERDIFKSAQDPILNFEFWQKASDRYSFLAFCFEWKNIQQSKAGERYTNIPVYVDGTCNGFQHYAALLRDHISAPFVNLVDGEIPGDFYQNVVDKLHSSAGTTDFSDDITRKFVAEFVDRSFIKKSIISAGYGAGLERRSKVTSKNLHDALVQKYGKNWFQVIGLATENSIEDKDIKLLEKARKIEKQIDDAIKDICPAFSQAKNWLTGVQSLFNENNKCLCWNNPAGVPVHNFYYQFPVYEISLYMDGKLHKIQFRDYESTQEMSLRKKKTSSSISPNYIHSLDAGHAAKIITSFVKSLGKNTPHCIASVHDSFACHTTHVNALQKIIREQFCEMHSKNQLKIFKDQVEQFFDVSLPDLPSFGNLDLNDVLKSRYFFY from the coding sequence TTGAATGAATTTATTTCAAGTCAAGATGTTATAATTAAACTTGGCAAGCAACGTGGTCGCGACACGCGTCGTATAGGGTTCAGTGAGAAATTTGCTGAATATTATGACCCTAATAAAACAAAAGGGAGTCTGTTTAAGCCACGAAAGTATCCAATGTTTTGTAGCCCAGACGAATGGAAAAAGGACTTGAGTGGTGGCGGGTATTTGATAAAAGAAGACCATAGCTTTGCGTTTAATGTCAAATCGTCCAAGCAAAGAATATGTATTATTTCTGAATACAAAAAGAACAGTTTTGACAAGACGTTTTTAAAAGCGCTGAATCTGCTTCAGCAAACGCCTTATAATATCAATAAAAAAATACTAAACACTATGAAGCACTTTCATGGATCTACTTCATATGGAAACAATTTGACAAAAAAATTACTCCAGGATCAAACCTTAAGCTTGGCTGACGACCTCGCAGATCGGACTTTTTATATTCCCTGGTATCTCGACTTTCGCGGGAGGATGTATTCTTCTGTTTTGCAGATTAGCCCCCAAAGTCACGATGAAGGTCGTTCTTTGCTTGTTTTTTCAGAGAAAAAACATATTGACAAACACAACGAATGTGCCTCGCTTGAGAATCTTGCTGTGTTTGGTTATTCAAAGTATGGTTCGCCAACAGGAAAGGTTTCAAAGGAAAAAATGATTTCGTGGATTGAAAGTAATGAGAGAGATATTTTTAAATCCGCTCAAGACCCAATTTTAAATTTCGAGTTTTGGCAGAAAGCATCAGATAGATATTCTTTTTTGGCTTTTTGTTTTGAGTGGAAGAATATCCAACAATCCAAGGCCGGAGAACGATATACAAATATTCCTGTCTATGTAGATGGAACCTGCAATGGTTTCCAGCATTATGCCGCTCTCTTGCGCGACCATATATCTGCTCCTTTTGTCAATCTTGTTGATGGCGAAATTCCTGGAGATTTTTATCAAAACGTTGTCGATAAATTGCATTCTTCTGCAGGGACTACCGATTTCAGCGATGATATTACAAGGAAATTTGTCGCTGAATTTGTTGATCGTAGTTTCATTAAGAAGTCGATAATTTCAGCAGGATACGGCGCAGGGCTAGAAAGGCGATCTAAAGTGACTTCAAAAAACTTACACGATGCCTTGGTTCAAAAATATGGAAAAAATTGGTTTCAAGTTATTGGACTTGCTACTGAGAACTCGATAGAAGACAAAGATATCAAACTTCTTGAAAAAGCACGCAAGATCGAAAAGCAGATTGACGACGCTATTAAAGATATTTGTCCTGCATTTTCACAAGCTAAAAACTGGCTAACAGGCGTCCAGTCTTTGTTCAACGAAAACAATAAATGTCTTTGCTGGAACAATCCTGCCGGTGTGCCTGTTCATAATTTTTACTATCAGTTCCCAGTGTACGAAATAAGCTTGTATATGGATGGTAAATTGCACAAAATTCAATTTAGAGATTATGAGTCTACTCAAGAAATGTCTCTCCGAAAAAAGAAAACAAGCTCGAGTATTTCTCCTAATTACATACATTCGCTCGACGCTGGACATGCCGCTAAAATAATCACTTCATTTGTCAAAAGTCTAGGAAAAAACACTCCACATTGTATTGCCTCTGTTCACGACAGTTTTGCTTGCCACACTACGCATGTTAATGCTTTGCAAAAAATAATAAGAGAACAATTTTGTGAAATGCATTCTAAAAATCAGTTGAAAATATTCAAAGATCAAGTTGAACAATTTTTTGATGTTTCTTTGCCAGACTTGCCTAGTTTTGGAAATCTGGATTTAAATGATGTCTTGAAAAGTAGGTACTTTTTCTATTGA